The Planktothrix tepida PCC 9214 genome window below encodes:
- a CDS encoding type II toxin-antitoxin system HicB family antitoxin produces MLRYEIVIYWSHEDQAFIAEVPELPGCAADGATYQEALENVEIIMQEWMETAQDLGRSILEPKGRLLLA; encoded by the coding sequence ATGCTACGGTATGAAATAGTGATTTATTGGAGTCATGAAGATCAAGCGTTTATTGCAGAAGTACCAGAGTTACCTGGATGTGCTGCGGATGGAGCAACCTATCAAGAAGCATTAGAAAATGTAGAAATTATTATGCAAGAATGGATGGAAACAGCGCAAGATTTAGGACGTTCTATTCTTGAACCTAAAGGACGATTATTGTTAGCTTAA
- a CDS encoding ferredoxin, translating to MSDGSVSLTDPVSERSGLEPELGGFLRNAPERSGFEPELGGALRQKGVYVDELTCIGCKHCSHVAHNTFFIEESYGRARVFRQDGDSEALIQEAIDTCPVNCIHWVDYTELKRLEAERQEQVIPVVGFPVEAAMARRKRHQEQRKRENSPTE from the coding sequence ATGTCTGATGGGTCTGTATCGCTAACTGATCCCGTTTCCGAACGGTCTGGGTTAGAACCGGAACTGGGCGGATTTTTGCGAAATGCGCCGGAACGGTCTGGGTTTGAGCCAGAACTCGGCGGTGCATTACGGCAAAAAGGGGTTTATGTGGATGAACTCACCTGTATCGGGTGTAAACACTGTTCTCACGTTGCTCACAATACCTTTTTTATCGAAGAAAGTTATGGTCGAGCTCGTGTTTTTCGACAGGATGGCGATTCAGAAGCGTTAATACAGGAAGCAATTGATACTTGTCCGGTCAATTGTATTCATTGGGTTGATTACACTGAACTGAAACGTTTAGAAGCAGAACGTCAAGAACAGGTAATTCCCGTTGTCGGTTTCCCCGTCGAAGCCGCGATGGCACGTCGGAAACGCCACCAGGAACAACGGAAACGAGAGAATTCTCCAACCGAATAA
- a CDS encoding DUF1257 domain-containing protein, whose product MSHFSQIKTQIRNLTSLQTALSDLGIDWKAGPKEVRGYQGQTRPAQVVIEQDNGYDLGFTWNGQEYEFVADLQFWQQAVPVDHFLSKITQRYAYQTVVNETAKQGFQVSEQQNHQDGSIRLVLQRWSA is encoded by the coding sequence ATGTCACACTTTAGCCAAATCAAAACCCAAATTCGTAATCTTACCTCATTACAAACTGCTTTAAGCGATCTGGGCATTGACTGGAAAGCTGGCCCCAAAGAGGTGCGCGGTTATCAAGGTCAAACCCGTCCGGCTCAAGTCGTCATTGAGCAAGACAATGGCTATGACCTAGGCTTTACTTGGAATGGCCAAGAATACGAGTTTGTTGCTGATTTACAATTTTGGCAACAAGCTGTTCCCGTTGATCATTTTTTAAGCAAAATCACTCAACGGTATGCTTACCAAACCGTTGTTAATGAAACCGCCAAACAAGGGTTTCAAGTTTCAGAACAACAAAATCATCAAGATGGTTCCATCCGCTTAGTTTTACAACGCTGGAGTGCCTAA
- a CDS encoding DUF2997 domain-containing protein, which yields METLEFIIYPDGRVQEKVTGIVGASCAEVTAALEAELGIVLTQETTSEYYAQNQQQSDSATTHVGSSHW from the coding sequence ATGGAAACTTTAGAATTCATCATCTATCCAGACGGCCGTGTGCAGGAGAAAGTCACTGGCATTGTTGGGGCTTCTTGTGCAGAAGTCACGGCTGCACTAGAAGCCGAATTAGGCATTGTATTAACTCAGGAAACCACTTCTGAGTATTACGCCCAGAACCAACAACAGTCAGATAGTGCGACAACCCATGTGGGTTCGAGCCATTGGTAA
- a CDS encoding heavy metal translocating P-type ATPase — MQLAPKPVTDETLSPPQTETIILDVGGMQCAGCVKAVERQLIQQPGVISAAVNLATEVATVECAVNQIKPENLAEILTNTGFPTQPRSLTSSATDKLKALQERHRQDMGKQIQRIVTCGLLLLLSSIGHLHHFGFPHIPLLSNIWFHWGLATIALLFPARSIIIDGGRSLLNNAPNMNTLVGLGTLTAYLTSFVALLFPQLGWECFFDEPVMLLGFILLGKTLEQYARQRAATAFQSLIALQPTTARLIPPQSQDTGILNSVEIPAEQVKVGEWLQVLPGEKIPVDGEIRFGTTTVDESMLTGESMPILKQIDDNISAGTINQSGVILIEATRTGSDTILAQIVQLVETAQTRKAPIQKLADTVAGYFTYLVMSLASLTFLFWYGLGTRIWPDVMTLAGVEIATNAPLLLSLKLAIAVLVIACPCALGLATPTAILVGSGMGAERGLLIKGGDILERVHQLNTIVFDKTGTLTQGSPTITDCLSISGLSSQEILQFAATVEQGSNHPISEAILTEANHQNLPLLTASDFQTQPGLGVSAIIDNKRVFVGNLAGLIESNIIPPQPLPEFLGKTMVYIAIEGKVVGVMAMSDPLKTDAKLTLEQLKNMGLRVILLTGDRQSVATAIASELNLKSEDIFAEVRPEGKVNVIQTLQQQGQVVAMVGDGINDAPALAQADIGIGLETGTDVANETADIVLMRNSLMDIVDSIQLSRATFNKIRQNLFWAFGYNIVAIPLAAGLLFPQFGILLSPSMAGALMALSSVSVVTNSLLLRRQMKP, encoded by the coding sequence ATGCAACTTGCTCCCAAACCTGTTACGGATGAAACCTTATCCCCACCTCAAACGGAAACAATTATTTTAGATGTGGGAGGGATGCAGTGTGCTGGATGTGTTAAAGCGGTGGAGCGTCAACTCATCCAACAACCGGGAGTCATTTCGGCTGCGGTGAATTTAGCAACAGAAGTAGCAACGGTTGAATGTGCAGTCAACCAAATTAAGCCGGAAAACTTAGCTGAAATTTTAACTAATACTGGGTTTCCCACCCAACCTCGCAGTTTAACGTCTAGCGCTACGGACAAATTAAAGGCGTTACAAGAGCGACATCGCCAAGACATGGGAAAACAAATTCAACGCATTGTTACTTGTGGTCTGTTGTTATTGTTATCAAGTATTGGACATTTACATCATTTTGGTTTTCCCCATATTCCTTTACTGAGTAATATTTGGTTTCATTGGGGACTAGCTACCATTGCCTTATTATTTCCGGCACGTTCTATTATTATTGATGGCGGGCGGAGTTTATTGAACAATGCTCCCAATATGAATACATTGGTCGGACTGGGAACTTTAACCGCCTATTTAACCAGTTTTGTTGCTTTATTATTTCCCCAATTGGGTTGGGAATGTTTCTTTGATGAACCTGTAATGTTATTGGGATTTATTTTACTAGGAAAAACCTTAGAACAGTACGCTCGACAACGTGCCGCCACCGCCTTTCAATCGTTAATTGCATTACAGCCCACAACAGCGCGTTTAATACCCCCTCAATCTCAGGATACCGGAATTTTAAATAGTGTGGAAATTCCCGCCGAACAAGTCAAAGTCGGGGAATGGTTACAAGTTTTACCCGGTGAAAAAATACCCGTTGATGGAGAAATTCGATTTGGGACAACCACCGTTGATGAATCGATGTTAACGGGGGAATCCATGCCAATTTTAAAACAAATTGATGATAATATTTCAGCCGGAACAATTAATCAATCTGGGGTGATTTTAATCGAAGCAACGCGCACGGGTTCCGATACAATTTTAGCACAAATTGTGCAGTTAGTAGAAACCGCTCAAACTCGTAAAGCTCCGATACAGAAATTAGCGGATACAGTCGCAGGATATTTTACTTATTTGGTGATGAGTTTAGCGAGTTTAACCTTTTTATTTTGGTATGGGTTAGGAACTCGAATTTGGCCGGATGTGATGACCTTAGCGGGGGTAGAAATTGCCACAAATGCGCCTTTATTATTAAGTTTAAAATTAGCCATTGCGGTATTAGTCATCGCTTGTCCCTGTGCCTTGGGATTAGCAACACCCACAGCTATTTTAGTCGGTTCAGGAATGGGTGCAGAACGAGGATTATTAATTAAAGGCGGGGATATTTTAGAACGAGTCCACCAACTGAATACCATTGTATTTGATAAAACGGGAACCTTAACACAAGGTTCTCCCACAATAACAGATTGCCTTTCAATTTCTGGGTTATCGTCTCAAGAAATATTACAATTCGCGGCAACGGTAGAACAAGGTTCAAATCATCCCATTTCTGAAGCGATTTTAACAGAAGCGAACCATCAAAATTTACCCTTATTAACCGCATCTGATTTTCAAACTCAACCGGGTTTAGGAGTATCCGCAATAATTGATAATAAAAGGGTATTTGTGGGGAATTTAGCGGGATTAATTGAATCTAATATTATTCCGCCTCAACCTTTACCGGAATTTTTAGGAAAAACGATGGTTTATATTGCCATTGAGGGTAAAGTTGTTGGGGTAATGGCAATGAGTGACCCCTTAAAAACCGATGCTAAATTAACCCTTGAACAGTTAAAAAATATGGGGTTGCGGGTGATTTTATTAACGGGCGATCGCCAATCTGTTGCTACTGCGATCGCTTCTGAGCTAAACTTAAAATCAGAGGATATTTTTGCCGAAGTTCGACCCGAAGGTAAAGTGAATGTGATTCAAACTTTACAACAACAAGGTCAAGTTGTAGCAATGGTGGGAGATGGAATTAACGATGCACCCGCCTTAGCGCAAGCGGATATTGGGATAGGGTTAGAAACGGGTACGGATGTTGCTAATGAAACCGCAGATATTGTATTAATGCGAAATTCTTTAATGGATATTGTCGATTCTATTCAATTAAGTCGCGCCACCTTTAATAAAATTCGTCAAAATCTATTCTGGGCATTTGGTTATAATATTGTAGCCATTCCTCTGGCTGCTGGATTATTATTTCCGCAATTTGGAATCTTATTAAGTCCTTCAATGGCAGGTGCTTTGATGGCTTTAAGTTCGGTGAGTGTTGTCACCAATTCATTATTATTGCGTCGTCAGATGAAACCTTAG
- a CDS encoding Coq4 family protein — protein MTQDKHAAIFDGFLALVKAPYGDFSGIGKLSKELNDDSTLEQIVNFLRQNPQGERAFKERPLLGNIDLQQLHELPQNTLGYIYSDKMLKNNLKPVPVEKIEDNDFSYLAIHIGETHDIWHIVTGSDTDKPGEVQLQAFCVAQLHHDRLFISLLSKNLLKTALEEIEFAESIMDALTKGWTMGKKAKPLFGIQWNSLWEKPLEDIRLSLDIAV, from the coding sequence ATGACTCAAGATAAACACGCAGCAATTTTTGATGGTTTTTTGGCTCTTGTTAAAGCTCCTTATGGAGATTTTTCAGGAATTGGAAAACTTTCTAAAGAACTTAATGATGATTCTACTTTAGAACAGATTGTCAATTTTCTTCGTCAAAATCCTCAAGGTGAACGTGCATTCAAAGAGCGTCCCCTTTTAGGAAATATTGATTTACAGCAACTTCATGAGCTACCTCAAAATACTTTGGGTTACATTTATTCTGATAAAATGCTCAAAAATAATTTAAAACCTGTTCCCGTTGAAAAAATAGAAGATAATGACTTCTCTTATTTGGCAATTCATATTGGTGAAACCCATGATATCTGGCACATTGTAACAGGTAGTGATACTGATAAGCCAGGTGAAGTTCAATTACAAGCTTTTTGTGTAGCGCAGTTACATCATGATCGTTTATTTATATCGCTCTTATCTAAAAATTTACTCAAGACTGCCCTTGAAGAAATAGAGTTTGCTGAATCTATTATGGATGCTTTAACGAAGGGATGGACTATGGGAAAAAAAGCTAAACCCCTGTTTGGAATCCAATGGAATAGTCTCTGGGAAAAGCCATTAGAAGATATTCGCCTTTCTTTAGATATTGCTGTTTAG
- a CDS encoding hybrid sensor histidine kinase/response regulator gives MPNSKVNILIVDDHWENLLALEAILISLGQNIVKASSGEEALKCLLQNDFAVILLDVQMPGMDGFETASLIRQRDRTRSTPIIFLTAFSKNENFMFKGYSLGAVDYLIKPLEPEILLSKVTVFVELFQATIALKKSEEQFRSLSACSPVGIFVIDIEARCTYTNPRFQSIFDQVNEASFPEGWLEFVHPQDRDQTGEQWLTWIQKKQEYSQEFRLNTPSNLVRWVKMKAAPMISSDGDLLGHVGTIEDITDRKQAEEARAQFIREQAARQQAEEANRLKDEFLATLSHELRTPLNSILGWSKLLRNQKFSEDKTRKALETIERNAKLQAKLIEDILDISRIIIGKMQLNRVPVNIISVVEAAIDDLYLSFAEKEIDLNFKHSQSLASKLHHSYWVAGDARRLQQIIWNLLSNAIKFTPQGGAVEVELLIETSPEKAQNNFNFKDLSTNSWVVIQVTDTGIGIPGEFLPYVFDRFRQADGKTTKYYGGLGLGLAIVRNLVEMQGGTVAVESAGENQGATFSVQFPLLDVNLDSYTPPENLETAEGVIPQAESVLAGLRVLVVDDDSDTRELLIQVLREYDIEVQAVASVQTAIATIEHSLPDLIISDICMPDEDGYSLIQKLRSLELTHEGRLPVIAVSAFTHSEAVNQAMTEGFDGYLSKPVLPGELVSTITRLMQETQYRYVSKSKEFQESRFTNQFTA, from the coding sequence ATGCCTAATTCTAAAGTTAATATCCTTATCGTTGATGACCATTGGGAGAATCTACTCGCCTTGGAGGCTATTTTAATCTCTCTGGGTCAGAATATTGTTAAAGCATCTTCTGGGGAAGAAGCCTTAAAATGTCTGCTGCAAAATGATTTTGCCGTAATTTTATTAGATGTGCAGATGCCGGGAATGGATGGGTTTGAAACAGCAAGTTTAATTCGACAACGCGATCGCACCCGCTCGACACCGATTATATTTCTCACGGCTTTTAGTAAAAATGAAAATTTCATGTTTAAGGGATATTCTTTAGGGGCGGTAGATTATTTAATTAAACCCCTAGAACCGGAAATTTTATTATCCAAAGTAACGGTTTTTGTAGAATTATTTCAAGCGACAATTGCCTTAAAAAAAAGTGAAGAACAATTTCGCTCCTTAAGTGCTTGTTCACCAGTGGGAATTTTTGTAATTGATATAGAAGCTCGATGTACCTATACCAATCCTCGCTTTCAAAGCATTTTTGATCAGGTCAATGAAGCAAGTTTTCCTGAAGGCTGGTTAGAATTTGTTCATCCCCAGGATCGAGATCAAACTGGGGAACAGTGGTTAACTTGGATTCAAAAAAAACAGGAATATTCCCAGGAGTTTCGCCTGAATACTCCGTCTAATTTAGTGCGCTGGGTGAAGATGAAAGCTGCCCCCATGATTTCTTCCGATGGTGATTTACTCGGTCATGTGGGAACCATAGAAGATATTACAGACCGCAAACAAGCCGAAGAAGCTCGTGCTCAGTTTATTCGGGAACAAGCGGCTCGACAACAAGCCGAAGAAGCTAATCGTTTAAAAGATGAATTTCTAGCTACCCTTTCCCATGAACTCCGCACTCCATTAAATTCAATTTTAGGTTGGTCTAAACTTTTAAGAAATCAGAAATTTAGTGAAGATAAAACTCGAAAAGCCTTAGAAACCATTGAACGTAATGCTAAATTACAAGCGAAACTCATTGAGGATATTTTAGATATTTCGCGGATTATTATTGGAAAAATGCAGCTTAATAGGGTTCCGGTTAATATTATTTCTGTAGTGGAAGCTGCTATTGATGATTTATATTTGAGCTTTGCAGAAAAAGAAATTGATTTAAACTTTAAACATTCTCAATCTCTTGCTTCTAAACTCCATCATTCTTATTGGGTAGCAGGAGATGCTCGTCGCTTACAACAAATTATCTGGAATCTTTTATCAAATGCCATTAAATTTACACCCCAAGGCGGTGCTGTTGAGGTAGAATTATTGATAGAAACTAGCCCGGAAAAAGCTCAAAATAATTTTAATTTCAAGGATTTGTCTACAAACTCCTGGGTGGTGATTCAGGTAACAGATACAGGAATTGGGATTCCTGGAGAATTTCTGCCTTATGTGTTTGACCGTTTTCGTCAAGCAGATGGCAAAACCACTAAATATTATGGGGGGTTAGGTTTAGGATTAGCCATTGTTCGTAACTTGGTGGAAATGCAAGGGGGAACGGTTGCGGTCGAAAGCGCCGGAGAAAACCAAGGCGCTACCTTCAGCGTTCAGTTTCCCTTACTGGACGTGAATCTCGATTCCTATACCCCACCCGAAAACTTGGAAACGGCGGAGGGGGTAATACCGCAAGCAGAATCGGTTTTGGCGGGGTTACGGGTCTTAGTGGTAGATGATGATTCTGATACCAGAGAACTGTTAATTCAAGTTCTGAGAGAGTATGATATCGAGGTACAGGCGGTGGCATCGGTTCAGACTGCGATCGCAACGATTGAGCACTCTTTACCGGATTTGATCATTAGTGATATTTGTATGCCAGATGAAGATGGTTATTCCTTGATCCAAAAATTGAGATCTCTTGAACTCACCCACGAAGGACGGCTTCCGGTAATTGCAGTTAGTGCTTTTACTCACTCAGAAGCGGTGAATCAGGCAATGACGGAAGGTTTTGATGGGTATCTATCCAAGCCTGTTCTTCCGGGTGAATTAGTCAGTACCATTACTCGGTTGATGCAAGAAACTCAATATCGTTATGTTTCTAAATCTAAAGAGTTTCAAGAATCTCGGTTCACCAATCAGTTCACCGCTTAA
- a CDS encoding sensor histidine kinase, giving the protein MNFWLELRPFYAVVTQKKTPVIKSMSVGFPQIKLRWNSIHLKLLTTYLVLTALGTSLLAGYILFSFYAYFMQTRQAELEDWTGALSESVADALEEKDLQRVEVIVQRYGAPQAFTLRVFSPEGRLLASSSLETDIQVKDWFAVPGMRQAFNQQTAKGLAKGVLSQEDRLFVARPIIRNQRMLGVLRMSITLAQFQAKFQTVIWTILGSLVVTFLLCAVISEWFTRSIAQPIQAMSLFAMRLGSGHLGEKLTLNQSDEVGQLALELNRMSERLAALDQERRAFLANVSHELRTPVSNVYVTLEALASGADQEPELRQRFMQTAQEETKRLSQLIHDLLDLGRLEAGITELETQPLHLRNLINRAVRAMESRLRRADVEITLNIPDVELQGDPERLLQAFLNILDNAIKHSHPQSTVSLKGTEEGSQVAVEIQDQGKGISPTDLPHIFEQFYTAERSRQGRGTGLGLAIARRIVEAHGGNITVKSYLGKGAIFTLYLPIHQ; this is encoded by the coding sequence GTGAACTTCTGGCTCGAATTAAGGCCGTTTTACGCCGTCGTCACCCAGAAGAAAACACCAGTGATTAAATCCATGAGCGTCGGTTTTCCCCAAATCAAACTCAGATGGAATTCTATCCATCTCAAGTTGTTAACCACTTATCTGGTTTTAACAGCACTCGGAACGTCTTTGTTAGCGGGTTATATCCTCTTTTCCTTCTACGCTTATTTTATGCAAACCCGACAGGCGGAATTAGAGGACTGGACAGGGGCTCTGAGTGAAAGTGTGGCTGACGCTTTGGAAGAGAAAGATCTCCAACGGGTTGAAGTCATTGTTCAACGTTACGGTGCACCCCAAGCCTTCACGCTGCGGGTTTTTTCCCCCGAAGGTCGTTTACTGGCTAGTTCTAGCCTCGAAACGGACATTCAGGTGAAAGACTGGTTTGCTGTACCTGGAATGCGACAAGCGTTTAACCAGCAAACGGCCAAAGGACTCGCTAAAGGAGTTTTGTCCCAAGAAGATCGCTTATTTGTTGCCCGTCCCATTATTCGTAATCAACGAATGTTAGGGGTATTACGAATGTCGATTACTTTGGCTCAATTTCAGGCGAAGTTTCAAACGGTGATCTGGACAATTTTAGGGTCTCTGGTGGTAACATTCCTCTTGTGTGCGGTAATTAGTGAATGGTTTACCCGCAGTATTGCCCAGCCCATTCAGGCGATGTCTCTGTTTGCAATGCGTTTGGGTAGTGGTCATCTTGGCGAAAAATTAACCCTGAATCAAAGCGATGAAGTCGGGCAGTTAGCCTTGGAATTAAATCGCATGAGCGAACGATTAGCGGCTCTGGATCAGGAGAGACGGGCTTTTTTGGCAAATGTCTCCCATGAGTTACGGACTCCGGTGAGCAACGTTTATGTTACCCTAGAAGCCTTAGCCAGTGGAGCGGATCAAGAACCGGAACTGCGCCAACGGTTTATGCAGACGGCTCAAGAGGAAACTAAACGTTTATCCCAACTCATTCATGATTTGTTAGATTTGGGACGCTTAGAAGCCGGAATTACGGAGCTAGAAACCCAACCGTTACACCTGCGGAACTTGATTAATCGGGCTGTTAGAGCGATGGAATCCCGTCTGAGACGTGCCGATGTGGAAATTACCCTCAATATTCCTGATGTAGAACTCCAGGGCGACCCAGAACGCTTGTTACAAGCCTTTCTCAATATTCTGGATAATGCGATTAAGCACTCCCATCCTCAATCTACCGTTTCTCTGAAGGGAACGGAGGAGGGGTCTCAGGTGGCTGTGGAAATCCAAGATCAAGGCAAGGGAATTAGTCCGACGGATCTTCCCCATATTTTTGAACAGTTTTACACCGCCGAGCGATCGCGTCAAGGTCGAGGAACGGGTTTGGGTTTAGCCATCGCCCGTCGTATTGTAGAAGCTCATGGGGGAAATATTACGGTCAAGAGTTACTTGGGTAAAGGTGCTATTTTTACGCTCTATCTTCCCATTCATCAGTAA
- a CDS encoding response regulator transcription factor, whose translation MTHVLLVDDEEALRASLTYALTKDGYTVTTATDGMTALKLFHKQVPDVILLDLMLPGIDGMELCWRIRAFSNIPILMLTAKDQDIDKIWGLEAGADDYVTKPFNTRELLARIKAVLRRRHPEENTSD comes from the coding sequence ATGACTCATGTTCTACTGGTCGATGATGAAGAAGCGTTGCGTGCGAGTTTGACTTATGCCTTAACCAAGGACGGCTACACCGTGACCACAGCCACCGATGGCATGACCGCCCTTAAACTATTCCATAAACAGGTTCCTGATGTCATTCTTTTAGATTTAATGCTACCGGGAATTGATGGCATGGAACTGTGCTGGCGAATTCGAGCTTTTTCTAATATCCCGATTTTGATGTTAACGGCGAAAGACCAAGACATCGATAAAATTTGGGGCTTAGAAGCGGGGGCGGATGACTATGTAACCAAACCCTTTAATACTCGTGAACTTCTGGCTCGAATTAAGGCCGTTTTACGCCGTCGTCACCCAGAAGAAAACACCAGTGATTAA